A DNA window from Paraburkholderia sp. IMGN_8 contains the following coding sequences:
- a CDS encoding glycosyltransferase family 1 protein codes for MLVDVSIIATHDAGTGIQRVVRSILISLFEAPPPDVEIRLVKATRKRAYIYANEYSASLTGTERHFDSHVTVASGDIFLGLDLSSRIAPRRQRDFLLWRKQGVVCAFVVYDLLPVLHPQWFTARASRSFRHWLSTIAVHADALFCISAAVAVEAATHMAQKFRIDNRELKVEWFHLGANPSTQAAAPGQRSAPASPFFLGTHTELTILMVGTIEPRKGHAQVLDAFELLWLKELNVKLIVVGRQGWHVDELANRLLLHTEFGKRLLWLSNVDDAELEDLYKTADGLVMASEAEGFGLPLVEAAQHGVPLLVRDLAVFREVVEDCATYFRAKSGAELAPQLHHWLDALAAGSAIASNSVKPLTWQASSEELKMLIAQLCDANQSN; via the coding sequence TTGCTTGTCGACGTGTCCATCATTGCGACGCATGATGCCGGTACGGGCATCCAGCGAGTTGTCCGATCAATTCTGATCTCTCTATTCGAAGCCCCGCCGCCGGACGTAGAAATACGGCTAGTAAAGGCAACACGAAAGCGCGCTTATATTTACGCCAATGAGTATTCCGCCTCACTTACCGGCACTGAACGGCATTTTGATTCACATGTGACAGTTGCCAGTGGTGACATCTTTCTAGGTTTGGATCTTTCGAGCCGAATTGCTCCCCGAAGGCAGCGCGACTTCCTGTTATGGCGAAAACAAGGCGTCGTATGTGCGTTTGTCGTTTATGATCTTCTCCCTGTTTTGCATCCCCAATGGTTCACAGCGCGCGCATCCCGGTCTTTTCGGCATTGGCTTTCGACAATAGCCGTTCACGCGGATGCGCTGTTTTGCATCTCTGCTGCCGTTGCCGTTGAAGCAGCAACGCACATGGCACAGAAGTTTCGAATTGACAATAGAGAACTGAAAGTTGAATGGTTTCACCTCGGGGCAAACCCATCGACTCAAGCTGCGGCTCCCGGGCAACGGAGCGCCCCGGCCTCTCCCTTCTTTCTTGGAACACACACGGAACTGACCATACTGATGGTTGGCACTATTGAGCCGCGCAAGGGACACGCTCAAGTGCTGGACGCGTTCGAATTGCTCTGGCTTAAGGAACTCAACGTCAAATTGATCGTTGTCGGCCGCCAAGGGTGGCATGTAGACGAACTCGCCAACAGACTGCTGCTACACACTGAATTCGGTAAGCGATTGCTATGGCTTTCCAACGTAGACGATGCCGAACTTGAGGATCTGTACAAAACCGCCGACGGTCTTGTAATGGCGTCCGAGGCTGAGGGTTTCGGCTTGCCGTTAGTGGAGGCAGCTCAACATGGAGTGCCTCTTTTGGTCCGCGATCTTGCCGTGTTCCGCGAAGTCGTAGAAGACTGTGCGACGTACTTCCGCGCGAAGAGCGGTGCTGAACTTGCTCCGCAACTTCATCACTGGTTAGATGCACTTGCCGCTGGATCAGCCATCGCCAGCAACTCGGTGAAGCCACTGACCTGGCAAGCCAGCTCCGAAGAACTGAAGATGCTAATTGCACAACTTTGCGACGCAAACCAATCTAATTGA
- a CDS encoding glycosyltransferase family 1 protein translates to MKLVLGVDAINPPLTGIGRYTWELAKHYSIGDYGFENVRYFSSGKWIADPLSLLKKDLNRRAGSRITKFLRPPAGVRKWRLQRAMRDSLFHSPNYFLPESATEGVVTIHDLSVFKYPETHPAERLHHFERSFASTLSRSSHLITDSEAIRDEVSSFFGWAKEKITAVHLGVLPEFRPYEATTLVEPLGRIGLSPGGYTLCVSTLEPRKQIDRLLDAYSQLAVEIRKAYPLVLAGSKGWLNDSLQEKIGRGEVDGWLRYLGFVPEASLPSLYAGARAFFLPSLYEGFGLPVLEALASGVPTLTSNSSSLPEVAGGAAWLVEPDDHVALREGIEKVISDDVWRAAAIKRGLDVASEMTWERCARRTAAVYKALN, encoded by the coding sequence TTGAAGTTGGTTCTCGGAGTCGATGCTATCAATCCGCCCTTGACCGGCATTGGGCGCTACACATGGGAGTTGGCGAAGCACTACTCGATCGGTGACTACGGCTTCGAGAACGTACGATACTTTTCGTCAGGAAAATGGATAGCAGATCCATTGTCCCTGCTTAAAAAAGACTTGAATCGGCGAGCGGGGAGCCGCATAACAAAGTTCTTGCGTCCGCCTGCTGGTGTACGCAAATGGCGTCTTCAACGTGCGATGCGCGACTCACTGTTTCACTCGCCCAACTACTTCCTGCCGGAATCTGCGACCGAAGGTGTTGTTACCATACACGATCTTTCTGTTTTCAAATATCCTGAGACTCACCCGGCTGAGCGGCTACATCATTTTGAACGCAGTTTCGCATCGACCCTGAGTAGATCAAGCCATTTGATCACCGACTCCGAGGCCATTCGTGACGAGGTCTCAAGCTTTTTTGGCTGGGCAAAAGAAAAGATCACAGCGGTACATCTTGGTGTCTTGCCAGAATTTCGCCCGTATGAAGCGACCACGTTAGTCGAGCCGCTAGGTCGAATCGGCCTTTCGCCCGGGGGCTACACATTGTGCGTTTCGACACTTGAACCGCGCAAGCAAATCGATCGTCTTCTCGACGCCTACTCCCAGCTGGCGGTCGAAATTCGTAAGGCATACCCGTTAGTCTTAGCCGGCAGCAAAGGTTGGTTAAACGATAGCTTGCAGGAGAAAATTGGCCGAGGCGAGGTCGATGGATGGTTGCGGTATCTGGGATTCGTGCCTGAAGCATCGTTGCCTTCACTCTACGCCGGCGCCCGCGCATTTTTTCTGCCCTCGCTTTATGAAGGTTTCGGCTTACCCGTTCTCGAAGCGTTGGCAAGCGGTGTACCGACGCTTACGTCGAATAGTTCATCGCTGCCGGAAGTTGCCGGAGGTGCCGCTTGGCTTGTCGAACCGGACGATCACGTCGCATTGCGCGAGGGCATCGAGAAGGTAATCAGTGACGATGTATGGCGCGCAGCAGCGATAAAAAGGGGGCTCGACGTCGCCAGTGAAATGACGTGGGAGCGATGCGCGCGACGAACCGCTGCAGTGTACAAGGCTCTCAATTAG
- a CDS encoding glycosyltransferase, whose translation MQFNTSFTGRIIQVTEALDYGDAVSNQVIALGELLKEMGLQTAVYSKWYNENVAHHRHDIDELSLRENDIVIYHYYGFAEHTLKAVAEQYCTKILLYHNITPHEFFEQSSKVRQFCLKGREQLKETIAKFHFFWGDSDYNLHELKDLGASPDACFVVPIIVPPFQRDDPVPAREAGSWLFVGRIAPNKKQVELVRLFAQTHAKAPETAQTLHIVGGYESDDPYFVSLLREIDAHGIRARIKLTGKMSDEDREDIFSRAMVYVSLSEHEGFGVPLVEAPLRGMPVVAVNSSAVGETMGNCTGLVNTSDELTELIARLMVDNDLRASVLDKQQINAMRFFPKAVQRMASLALRPALPQRRQFKKVSVVICTYNRRGYLERCLDYLRYQTCTDFEVVVVNGPSNDGTAELLERYADKIKIVQNPERNLSKSRNLGIELADGDIIAFIDDDAIPFDDWIHNILLEYNSRPLTTAGLGGPAYYAGSFWFQAQDNGINKFSETKVNIDSDEIGQDGWFRYNTGTNATFTKQHLRDVNGFDEQFDYYLDESELCFRLQQKNTLIGYSEDVIVRHEFAQSHNRGGKYNYNWLTICKNTAYFVAAYSGWSGQLLRKKLEERMKRERIVPLDAAVQAGELLSSERDRHVAAIWEGISQGLADAQHHPKSRKLASPPDAFKLYAPSSSYLRVGKDIKSLHICIVTKEFPPFTGNGGVGTLYYHLASELLLMGHRVSVITPSGEDRVHSQGRFNIYFSKMQPDAWVNGLDGGFTTNLMWSLSAFHALSKLHKERPIDVVDSALWDTETLAISLLPSSSRPPVVLRLVTPYPVSSRINGWSVPDNVTALFVEAERTLLSRANAVIPISESIAKTVEKEHSVQRDVRWQMAHCGIAYWPYFDVEKGYSEFQEFEKVPREALESSKLVVFVGRLERRKGIDLLMESAQRILEADPDARLLIAGRDPEGWAQRAANFLTEETIGRIHFLGEVSDATRDKLLARAHCLVFPSRYESFGLVPLEAFVHGTPVIASRSGAIPEVVAHDFCGLLFEPESADSLADSVIRTLAEPGLRTRLSDGAKTQIRRFSSRTSAIRAVEVYADLILPT comes from the coding sequence ATGCAATTCAATACATCATTCACTGGCCGGATTATTCAAGTTACGGAAGCTCTCGACTACGGCGACGCGGTGTCGAACCAAGTCATTGCTCTCGGCGAATTGCTGAAAGAAATGGGCCTTCAGACTGCAGTTTATTCCAAGTGGTATAACGAAAATGTCGCGCACCACCGTCATGACATTGACGAACTCTCGCTTCGAGAGAACGACATCGTCATCTACCATTACTACGGCTTCGCGGAACACACCCTCAAAGCTGTTGCCGAACAGTACTGCACAAAGATACTTCTCTATCACAACATCACGCCACACGAGTTCTTCGAGCAAAGTTCGAAGGTTCGCCAGTTCTGCCTCAAGGGCAGGGAACAACTAAAGGAAACGATCGCGAAGTTTCATTTCTTTTGGGGAGACAGCGACTACAATCTGCACGAACTAAAGGATCTCGGTGCAAGTCCCGATGCATGCTTCGTCGTTCCGATTATCGTGCCGCCCTTCCAGCGAGATGATCCTGTGCCAGCACGGGAAGCAGGTTCATGGCTCTTCGTTGGACGCATTGCACCGAACAAAAAACAGGTTGAACTGGTTAGACTTTTCGCACAAACACATGCGAAAGCGCCAGAGACTGCACAAACGTTGCATATCGTCGGCGGTTATGAATCGGACGATCCCTATTTTGTTTCTCTGCTACGTGAGATCGATGCACACGGTATCAGGGCCAGGATCAAGCTTACCGGCAAGATGTCTGACGAAGATCGCGAAGATATCTTTTCTCGCGCCATGGTCTATGTATCGCTAAGCGAACACGAGGGGTTCGGCGTCCCACTAGTCGAGGCGCCGCTTCGCGGCATGCCGGTCGTCGCCGTAAATAGCTCCGCCGTTGGCGAAACGATGGGCAATTGCACGGGTCTGGTGAATACGAGCGACGAACTCACCGAGTTGATTGCTCGTCTTATGGTCGACAACGATCTACGTGCAAGCGTTCTCGACAAACAACAGATCAACGCGATGCGCTTCTTTCCCAAGGCTGTCCAGAGAATGGCATCCTTGGCTCTTCGCCCAGCCCTGCCCCAACGCCGGCAGTTCAAGAAAGTATCTGTAGTCATCTGCACCTACAACCGACGCGGATATCTGGAACGTTGCCTCGACTATCTTCGTTACCAGACCTGTACGGATTTCGAAGTTGTGGTTGTCAATGGGCCTTCAAATGACGGGACCGCAGAACTGCTTGAACGCTACGCCGACAAAATTAAAATTGTCCAGAATCCGGAAAGAAACCTTTCGAAGTCGCGCAACCTCGGTATCGAATTGGCAGACGGCGACATCATTGCCTTTATCGACGACGACGCGATTCCATTTGACGACTGGATTCACAATATTTTGCTGGAATACAACTCCCGGCCGCTGACAACAGCCGGCTTGGGTGGGCCAGCCTACTACGCCGGGTCATTCTGGTTCCAGGCGCAAGACAACGGCATCAACAAGTTTTCCGAAACGAAAGTTAATATCGACAGTGACGAAATCGGTCAAGACGGCTGGTTCCGGTACAACACCGGGACCAATGCAACGTTCACTAAGCAACACCTCAGGGACGTCAATGGTTTCGACGAACAGTTCGACTATTATCTCGACGAGTCTGAGCTGTGTTTCAGACTGCAGCAAAAGAACACACTGATCGGTTATTCCGAGGATGTGATCGTTAGACATGAGTTCGCGCAAAGTCACAATCGAGGCGGCAAGTACAACTATAACTGGCTAACCATTTGCAAGAACACCGCGTACTTTGTGGCGGCTTATTCTGGATGGTCGGGCCAACTGTTGCGCAAAAAACTTGAAGAACGTATGAAGAGGGAGCGGATTGTTCCTCTTGATGCAGCGGTGCAGGCGGGAGAATTGTTGAGCTCGGAGCGGGATCGCCACGTAGCGGCGATATGGGAAGGTATTTCTCAAGGATTGGCAGATGCACAGCATCATCCTAAGTCTCGCAAACTCGCATCGCCGCCCGATGCTTTCAAACTCTACGCGCCGTCCTCGTCCTATCTGCGTGTCGGCAAAGACATTAAGTCGTTGCACATTTGCATCGTGACCAAGGAATTCCCCCCTTTCACCGGAAACGGTGGCGTAGGGACGTTGTACTACCATCTCGCCAGCGAACTGCTCCTTATGGGTCATCGGGTGAGCGTCATTACCCCTTCAGGAGAAGATCGAGTTCATAGCCAAGGACGGTTTAACATTTATTTCTCGAAGATGCAGCCGGACGCTTGGGTCAACGGGCTTGACGGCGGCTTCACTACGAATCTAATGTGGTCGCTCAGCGCATTCCACGCGCTATCGAAACTTCACAAGGAGCGTCCGATTGACGTTGTAGACTCCGCCCTCTGGGATACGGAAACTTTGGCAATATCCCTGTTGCCTTCGTCTTCGCGCCCGCCGGTCGTACTACGCCTGGTAACACCCTATCCGGTTTCGTCGCGCATCAATGGCTGGTCGGTTCCTGACAACGTCACCGCTCTCTTTGTGGAAGCAGAGCGCACGCTCTTGAGCCGCGCAAACGCCGTCATACCCATCAGCGAATCGATTGCCAAGACCGTCGAGAAAGAGCACAGCGTCCAACGCGATGTGCGTTGGCAAATGGCACATTGCGGGATTGCCTATTGGCCGTACTTTGATGTTGAGAAAGGCTATTCCGAGTTCCAAGAGTTTGAGAAAGTGCCGCGCGAAGCACTTGAATCAAGCAAGCTAGTCGTATTCGTAGGACGCCTGGAACGACGAAAGGGAATTGATTTACTGATGGAATCTGCTCAAAGAATTCTTGAAGCAGACCCGGACGCACGCCTGCTTATTGCTGGCCGCGATCCCGAAGGTTGGGCACAGCGCGCCGCCAATTTCTTAACGGAAGAAACGATTGGCCGAATCCATTTCCTCGGAGAGGTCAGTGATGCAACCCGCGATAAACTCCTGGCCCGCGCACATTGCCTCGTGTTCCCGTCTCGATACGAATCGTTTGGTTTGGTGCCTCTCGAAGCGTTCGTCCACGGAACACCTGTCATTGCATCGCGAAGCGGTGCAATTCCTGAGGTTGTTGCCCATGACTTCTGCGGTTTGCTTTTTGAGCCAGAATCCGCGGACTCGCTGGCCGACAGTGTGATTCGCACACTGGCCGAACCTGGCCTCAGGACGCGACTGTCAGACGGAGCGAAGACGCAGATTCGACGTTTCAGCAGTCGCACCAGTGCAATTCGAGCTGTCGAAGTCTATGCCGATTTGATCCTTCCTACCTGA
- a CDS encoding FkbM family methyltransferase, giving the protein MTRFISYAQNFEDVMLLRALKDVPSGFYIDVGAHHPVIDSVSKAFYDRGWRGIHVEPTAEHADILRRERPDEIVIQAAVSDNRNVITFFEMYGLSTGNADIAERHRAQGIESVRVVVPCLTLDDVIAQAGEREIHWLKIDVEGMEHQVLSGWQCSRLPWIVVVESTVPNSSEENWEQWEPLLAEKGYQFAYFDGLNRFYVSPEHLSIKAVFRASPNVFDNFALHGDSSAPFCTYLIDKHRDREQELLRNADSLTADIASLQTEISLQIQTQEDLTRQNEDRARALDVQVAELANESRLEKQALSETLARTERELRAELVAVRSEESRLVQESAERERSLSAQLTAAKEEGHQGKQVLLRELLTMEQTHHQALEKLQGERDERERILVARLVETKEEINREKDALFHQLLAQKQAHLDSREQAHRELADKTALMAAAHSARERDLHDQMRLTAAEHERLSLHWAERERTMRAELAAREQAHLDSREQAHRELADKTALMTAAHSARERDLHDQMRLTAAEHERLSLHWAERERAMRAELAAREHAHAVTLRALHSEIDERIERLTQAHHLCEFELLNRVQALSERSVRAAEHQDEWQRHVLRSCDSLNEANQSLADKVADLERGIQAIAQDKAALSKDLEQLDAVTAEINRMKATASWRFTAPLRALAELLGQSNTTPMTTKDVPSSTDGKSVAIAVKSDAEALSARAEHALSEANQSVVTPQQEPQENYSDQTREFGHPMKTIKHIDQLLEMDGAEFLKATYKALLNRPTDSGGMAYYMGRLRAGHGKAKVIAQIAQSKEANFIQPKIPGLEELVATQARAKHWFRGWFSKQSSVLAQVYRLEYMLGQMEHRTEARLISIERNVEVIVDRLRDLQLGAHVEPETMHQLHEESVRTQARSNIVDGLTLPIEGTPTEIIAALEAQIAESLEATSFNR; this is encoded by the coding sequence ATGACACGCTTCATTTCGTACGCGCAAAACTTCGAGGACGTAATGTTGTTGCGCGCCTTGAAAGACGTCCCTAGCGGCTTCTATATCGATGTCGGAGCACATCACCCCGTCATCGATTCGGTCAGCAAGGCATTCTATGACCGCGGCTGGCGTGGCATACATGTCGAGCCTACAGCTGAACATGCAGACATTCTGCGCCGCGAAAGACCCGATGAGATAGTCATTCAAGCTGCCGTCTCCGATAATCGCAATGTCATCACTTTTTTCGAAATGTACGGCCTGTCGACCGGCAACGCCGACATTGCCGAGAGGCATCGCGCACAGGGTATCGAGTCCGTCCGCGTCGTAGTTCCATGCCTGACACTAGACGACGTGATCGCTCAAGCAGGAGAGCGTGAAATCCACTGGCTGAAGATTGACGTGGAGGGAATGGAACACCAAGTTCTAAGCGGCTGGCAGTGTTCGCGCCTACCGTGGATCGTAGTCGTCGAAAGCACTGTACCGAACTCCTCCGAAGAGAACTGGGAACAATGGGAGCCGCTGCTAGCGGAGAAAGGCTATCAATTTGCCTATTTCGACGGACTCAACCGCTTCTACGTCTCCCCGGAACATCTGTCGATAAAGGCGGTATTCCGTGCCTCTCCCAACGTTTTTGACAATTTCGCTCTGCATGGCGATTCGAGCGCACCGTTTTGTACATATTTGATCGATAAGCATAGAGATCGAGAGCAAGAGCTGCTACGCAACGCCGACTCTCTTACCGCCGACATCGCGTCATTGCAAACCGAGATTTCTCTCCAAATACAGACGCAGGAGGACCTGACGCGTCAAAACGAAGACCGGGCTCGCGCACTCGATGTGCAAGTCGCCGAGCTAGCGAATGAATCTCGACTCGAAAAGCAGGCTTTGTCCGAAACTCTTGCCCGCACTGAACGCGAGCTAAGGGCCGAATTGGTGGCGGTGCGCAGCGAGGAAAGCCGACTTGTACAAGAATCGGCCGAACGGGAGCGGTCTCTCTCAGCGCAACTCACTGCCGCGAAGGAAGAAGGCCACCAAGGCAAGCAGGTACTGCTTCGGGAACTGCTGACGATGGAGCAAACCCATCATCAAGCACTCGAAAAATTGCAGGGTGAACGAGACGAGCGCGAACGGATTTTGGTAGCACGACTCGTCGAGACCAAGGAAGAAATAAACCGCGAAAAAGACGCGCTGTTTCACCAGCTTCTGGCCCAAAAACAGGCTCACCTCGATTCGCGCGAACAGGCGCATCGCGAGCTGGCAGACAAGACTGCGCTCATGGCCGCAGCGCATAGCGCGCGCGAGCGTGATCTGCACGACCAGATGCGCCTGACCGCGGCAGAGCACGAACGCCTCTCTCTACATTGGGCAGAACGAGAACGGACAATGCGCGCCGAACTCGCCGCCCGCGAACAGGCTCACCTCGATTCGCGCGAACAGGCGCATCGCGAACTGGCAGACAAGACTGCGCTCATGACCGCAGCGCATAGCGCGCGCGAGCGTGATCTGCACGACCAGATGCGCCTGACCGCGGCAGAGCACGAACGCCTCTCTCTACATTGGGCAGAACGAGAACGGGCAATGCGCGCCGAACTCGCCGCCCGCGAACATGCTCACGCCGTCACCCTGCGGGCACTTCACAGCGAAATCGACGAACGCATCGAACGGCTTACTCAAGCCCATCATCTGTGCGAATTTGAGCTGCTAAATCGCGTCCAAGCCTTGAGCGAAAGATCAGTCCGTGCGGCGGAGCATCAAGACGAATGGCAGCGCCATGTTCTCAGAAGTTGCGACTCACTAAACGAAGCGAATCAATCGCTTGCTGACAAAGTTGCAGATTTGGAAAGAGGCATTCAGGCAATAGCTCAAGATAAGGCGGCTCTAAGCAAAGATCTCGAGCAACTCGACGCGGTAACGGCCGAAATCAACCGGATGAAAGCGACTGCGTCCTGGCGCTTTACGGCCCCGCTTAGAGCGCTAGCGGAGCTCCTTGGTCAATCAAACACCACACCCATGACGACGAAGGATGTCCCCTCATCCACTGATGGCAAATCTGTCGCGATCGCCGTGAAATCGGACGCCGAGGCACTATCAGCAAGAGCCGAACACGCCCTCAGCGAGGCAAATCAATCCGTCGTTACGCCTCAGCAAGAGCCGCAAGAAAACTATTCTGATCAGACGCGCGAGTTTGGACATCCCATGAAAACTATTAAACATATTGATCAACTCCTCGAGATGGACGGAGCAGAATTTTTAAAAGCCACTTACAAAGCATTGTTGAACCGTCCAACGGATTCCGGCGGAATGGCTTACTACATGGGACGCCTGCGGGCGGGACATGGAAAGGCGAAAGTGATCGCTCAAATTGCTCAATCCAAAGAAGCGAATTTCATACAACCGAAGATTCCTGGCCTGGAGGAACTTGTCGCAACGCAAGCGCGCGCGAAGCACTGGTTCCGGGGCTGGTTCTCCAAGCAGTCGTCGGTTCTAGCCCAAGTGTATCGCCTAGAATACATGTTAGGTCAGATGGAGCACCGCACGGAAGCGAGACTGATTTCGATTGAACGCAATGTCGAGGTAATTGTTGATCGCTTGAGAGACCTTCAACTAGGCGCCCATGTTGAGCCTGAAACGATGCATCAACTCCACGAAGAGTCGGTCAGAACACAGGCGCGCTCGAACATTGTCGACGGCCTAACTTTGCCGATCGAGGGCACCCCGACCGAGATCATCGCAGCGCTCGAAGCGCAGATAGCAGAGTCTTTGGAAGCGACTTCCTTCAATCGCTAA
- a CDS encoding class I SAM-dependent methyltransferase, with the protein MAYTHTNFPALDRKHILGAELFANRADMVARLGTVGGVIAELGVAAGDFSQFMMDKLQPKKFVAIDLFDMHKYPVIWGKPSTELFENKTQLEYFRMRFASKMDRIATEEGPSYDMLDKYPDGFFDLIYVDAGHDYESVKRDAEVSARKVKKSGTIVFNDYVLYDPFGEGPYGVVQAVNELVTAGPWRVAGFALEKNMFCDIAVKRANV; encoded by the coding sequence ATGGCATACACGCACACGAACTTTCCGGCGCTCGATAGAAAGCACATCCTAGGTGCAGAGTTGTTTGCAAACCGAGCCGACATGGTTGCGCGGCTTGGCACGGTCGGCGGCGTAATCGCTGAATTGGGCGTCGCTGCTGGCGACTTCTCTCAATTTATGATGGACAAATTGCAGCCTAAAAAATTTGTCGCGATCGACCTGTTCGATATGCACAAGTACCCGGTTATCTGGGGCAAGCCATCGACGGAACTGTTCGAAAACAAAACGCAGCTTGAGTATTTCCGGATGCGCTTTGCAAGCAAGATGGATCGCATCGCGACAGAAGAAGGTCCGAGTTACGACATGCTGGATAAATACCCGGATGGATTTTTCGACCTTATTTATGTCGACGCTGGACATGACTACGAGAGCGTGAAGCGCGATGCAGAAGTGTCGGCCCGAAAGGTTAAGAAAAGCGGCACCATCGTGTTCAATGACTACGTGCTCTACGATCCGTTCGGAGAGGGCCCGTATGGTGTTGTTCAAGCAGTCAATGAATTGGTAACAGCCGGACCTTGGCGCGTTGCAGGATTTGCGCTCGAAAAGAATATGTTCTGCGACATCGCAGTTAAAAGAGCGAATGTCTGA
- a CDS encoding ABC transporter permease — MRVVGALLMREILTRYGRHNVGFLWIFFEPMMFTLGVLALWTATKATHGSTLPITSFAVTGYSSVLLWRNCANRCALAILPNQALLYHRNVRVIDLFMARVLLEIAGATMSFVFLTVLFVTIGLMQPPQDITLVIGAWIYLAVFGSSLGFAIGALSERSETVERVWHTVAYLLFPLSGALFMVDWLPTNFQKIVLLLPMVHGTEMLRGGYFGSLVKPHYDVGYMIACDLALMFVGLFLVKDASKRVEPE, encoded by the coding sequence ATGCGCGTCGTCGGCGCGCTTTTGATGCGGGAAATCTTGACGCGATATGGGCGGCACAACGTCGGCTTCTTGTGGATTTTCTTCGAGCCGATGATGTTCACGCTTGGGGTGCTCGCTCTGTGGACAGCCACGAAGGCGACACATGGCTCAACGCTTCCGATCACCTCTTTCGCAGTCACTGGGTATTCCTCGGTGCTCCTATGGCGTAACTGCGCGAACCGGTGCGCACTTGCTATTCTGCCGAACCAGGCTTTGCTCTATCACCGCAATGTGCGCGTGATTGATTTGTTCATGGCACGGGTGCTGCTGGAAATCGCGGGAGCTACGATGTCCTTCGTTTTCTTGACAGTTCTCTTCGTGACTATTGGACTGATGCAACCTCCCCAGGACATCACGCTGGTCATCGGCGCGTGGATTTATCTGGCTGTTTTCGGCAGTTCGCTTGGATTTGCTATCGGCGCCCTGAGCGAGCGAAGCGAAACTGTGGAGCGCGTTTGGCATACAGTGGCGTACTTGCTGTTCCCACTATCCGGCGCCCTCTTCATGGTCGATTGGTTACCGACCAATTTCCAGAAAATCGTTCTGCTTCTGCCAATGGTTCACGGCACCGAAATGCTTCGCGGCGGCTATTTCGGATCGTTGGTTAAGCCGCACTATGATGTCGGCTACATGATTGCGTGCGACTTGGCCCTGATGTTCGTGGGTCTATTTCTCGTCAAGGATGCTAGTAAGCGAGTCGAACCCGAATGA
- a CDS encoding ABC transporter ATP-binding protein: protein MIELKELCKDYHTRQGSRRVLDGINLRVNAGEKIGILGRNGAGKSTMIRMISGAELPTSGKIRRNMSVSWPLAFGGAFQGSLTGMDNLRFICRVYGADAKAAEPFVQEFSELGYYLREPVKSYSAGMRARLAFAISMAVEFDCFLIDEIVAVGDSRFHAKCHHELFERRQDRSLIIVSHDAGYIREHCDRAAVLVQGKLHSFDQIEEAYSFYQESVS from the coding sequence ATGATCGAGCTCAAGGAACTCTGCAAGGACTATCACACGCGGCAAGGCAGCCGGCGCGTTCTCGACGGGATCAATCTGCGTGTCAACGCGGGTGAGAAGATCGGTATCCTCGGACGCAATGGCGCGGGCAAGTCGACAATGATCCGGATGATTAGCGGAGCCGAATTACCGACCTCCGGCAAAATCCGCCGCAATATGAGCGTGTCCTGGCCTCTCGCATTCGGCGGCGCATTTCAGGGCAGCCTGACTGGGATGGACAACCTCCGGTTCATCTGCCGCGTATACGGTGCAGACGCAAAGGCGGCAGAACCGTTTGTTCAGGAATTCTCCGAGCTCGGCTACTATCTGCGCGAGCCGGTTAAGAGTTACTCAGCCGGTATGCGCGCACGGCTCGCCTTTGCCATCTCGATGGCAGTCGAATTCGATTGCTTCCTGATCGATGAAATCGTCGCTGTCGGTGACAGCCGCTTTCATGCGAAGTGTCACCACGAGCTTTTCGAGCGTCGCCAAGACCGTTCACTGATCATCGTGAGTCACGATGCAGGTTATATCCGAGAGCACTGCGATCGCGCTGCCGTACTGGTCCAAGGAAAATTGCACTCGTTTGATCAAATTGAGGAAGCCTACAGCTTCTACCAGGAGAGCGTAAGCTAG